From Methanobacterium bryantii, a single genomic window includes:
- a CDS encoding HEAT repeat domain-containing protein, which translates to MAESENRDLNYLKGELENGDWRRREDAAELLAELADPQAVDPLIKALKDEDCHVREAAALSLGVFEDKKVIAPLIEALDDEKASVRYAAAVGLSGAGDKSAINPLEKASNDENPVVKKVAQMALNSIKERQ; encoded by the coding sequence TTGGCCGAATCAGAAAATAGAGATTTAAATTATCTTAAGGGTGAACTGGAAAATGGTGATTGGAGAAGAAGAGAAGATGCTGCAGAACTTCTTGCAGAATTAGCAGACCCCCAAGCTGTAGATCCTCTAATTAAAGCATTGAAAGATGAAGATTGTCATGTTAGAGAAGCTGCTGCTTTATCGCTTGGTGTTTTCGAAGATAAGAAAGTTATTGCCCCATTAATTGAAGCATTGGATGATGAAAAGGCAAGCGTTCGGTATGCTGCTGCAGTTGGTCTTTCTGGAGCTGGAGATAAGAGCGCCATAAATCCACTTGAAAAAGCGTCTAATGATGAAAATCCCGTGGTAAAAAAAGTTGCTCAGATGGCTCTAAATTCAATAAAAGAAAGACAATAG
- a CDS encoding DUF192 domain-containing protein — translation MQNYPNSKHIIVMNRTKSTVLGESEIADTFFSRLMGTMFKKELKRGLILKLPSNRSRSGSAIHMFFVRFPLDIIFADADKKVVDIISIDPWKTYTPKNPAKYVIEMKKGTIGSSGTEIGDELDFTCENAK, via the coding sequence ATGCAGAATTATCCAAATAGTAAACATATTATAGTAATGAACAGAACTAAATCTACTGTACTTGGCGAAAGCGAAATTGCAGATACATTCTTCTCAAGATTAATGGGAACAATGTTCAAAAAGGAACTTAAACGCGGACTAATTTTAAAGCTTCCAAGTAATAGAAGTCGAAGTGGTTCAGCTATTCACATGTTTTTTGTAAGGTTTCCTCTGGATATCATTTTTGCAGATGCTGATAAAAAAGTAGTTGATATAATTTCAATTGATCCATGGAAAACTTATACTCCTAAAAATCCTGCAAAATATGTCATAGAAATGAAAAAAGGCACTATTGGGTCATCGGGTACGGAAATAGGGGATGAGTTAGATTTTACGTGTGAAAATGCTAAATAA
- a CDS encoding methionine adenosyltransferase codes for MKKNIFIEKLIQKPIEQQEIEIVERKGIGHPDSISDGIAESVSRALCNAYIEQFGEIMHHNTDEVQITAGESDPVFGGGDIIKPMDILLTGRGIAEFHNEKNGKLEIKKMGLDRIAIAAAKEYLRENIINLDVETATVVECKIGHGSGDLTDVFKRKGEAPSSNDTSFGVGYAPFSETENIVLATENLLNSLDFKKKYPQVGEDIKVMGLRDDNHIVLTVASAMVSKYVNDLDHYIDVKAKVHDEVQKLAEKYTERNVEVYINTADVHDPENPSVYLTVTGTSAEMGDDGSVGRGNRANGLITPNRPMSMEATSGKNPINHVGKIYNLLSNKIANNITEEVEGVKQVHIMLLSQIGKPINLPKAASVQMILENGYQIENVNKQVEEVTDYWLENITSITDMLVAGKIRTF; via the coding sequence ATGAAAAAAAATATTTTCATTGAAAAGCTCATTCAAAAACCAATTGAACAGCAAGAAATAGAGATAGTAGAAAGAAAAGGTATAGGACACCCCGATAGTATCAGTGACGGAATAGCAGAATCCGTAAGCAGAGCTTTATGCAATGCATATATCGAGCAGTTCGGAGAAATAATGCACCATAACACTGATGAGGTTCAAATTACAGCAGGAGAATCAGACCCAGTATTTGGCGGCGGAGATATAATCAAACCTATGGACATCCTCCTTACAGGAAGAGGAATAGCCGAATTCCATAATGAAAAAAATGGAAAATTAGAAATAAAGAAAATGGGCCTTGACAGAATAGCCATAGCCGCTGCAAAAGAATATTTAAGAGAAAATATCATAAACCTCGATGTTGAAACTGCCACAGTCGTAGAATGTAAGATAGGACATGGATCAGGAGACTTGACCGATGTATTTAAAAGAAAAGGAGAAGCTCCTTCATCCAATGATACATCCTTCGGTGTAGGTTACGCACCATTTTCAGAAACTGAAAACATAGTACTTGCTACCGAAAATCTTCTGAACTCCCTGGACTTTAAAAAGAAATATCCTCAAGTAGGTGAAGATATTAAGGTTATGGGACTTAGAGACGATAACCATATCGTGCTTACAGTTGCTTCAGCTATGGTTTCAAAATATGTTAATGATCTTGACCATTATATCGATGTAAAAGCAAAAGTACACGATGAAGTACAGAAACTTGCCGAAAAGTACACAGAAAGAAATGTAGAAGTTTATATAAACACTGCAGACGTTCATGACCCAGAAAATCCTTCAGTTTATCTGACTGTTACTGGAACTTCCGCAGAAATGGGTGACGACGGTTCTGTAGGACGTGGAAACCGTGCAAACGGGTTAATAACACCAAACAGGCCTATGTCCATGGAAGCAACTTCCGGAAAGAACCCAATAAACCACGTTGGTAAAATATACAACCTTTTATCAAATAAAATTGCAAATAATATAACTGAAGAAGTTGAAGGGGTAAAACAGGTACATATAATGCTTTTAAGCCAGATAGGAAAACCAATTAACCTTCCAAAGGCTGCAAGTGTCCAAATGATCCTGGAAAATGGATACCAGATTGAAAATGTTAACAAGCAGGTAGAAGAAGTCACAGATTACTGGTTAGAAAATATAACAAGCATAACTGACATGCTTGTAGCTGGTAAAATCAGGACTTTCTAA